CCGCCGCACTGAATCTGCCGATCGACCAGCAGGGCCGGGTAAAGGCTGTGGTTGCCGAGACAGGTCTGACGAATCATGACCGCCACACCATTTTTCGCCAGATTGGCGAGAAGCTCGACTTGACAGCTGAACTGGTAGTCGCGAACGCCTTCATCGGGCTGTGGGCGCAACTACGGTCCAACGAGGTTGAGGCGTTGCTCTCACCAATCCGCGCGATGCTACCGATGAAGACCGACTAGGCCGAAGAGACCGAGTGCCTCACGCGGGGTCGGCGCTCGACTCGGTTCGGCGCCCGCAGGTTCCGCGTGCGGCCTACGTCTACGCGAGAAACTCTCATCTGATGAGAGAACCGGATGCTGAACTGGTGCAACGTCATGACCCTCCAGTGATGCCGCCGCATCGAGGCGCCCTCGACGTGGCGACTGAACTGCGGAGACGCTGCGTCGCACGGTGAGACGAGTTCTCTCATCTCGTCGCTACTCGTCCTACTCGTTGTCCGATAATCAACATTATGTCCGTTTGTAGTCTGCGTATCCCTCTGACCTGCGACGATGCCGCACCCCCCCTGCCGCGTCGGCTGGTCAGAGGTGGTGCGGTGGGGTGTCGTAGCGGAGGTGCTCGGCCTGGTGGAGGACGTTGAGGACGAGCGCGTCGATGTGCTCGTTGGTCAGTCGGTAGTACACGGTGGCGCCGTCGCGGCGTGTGGCGACCAGGCGGCCGGCTCGGAGCTTGGCGAGGTGCTGGGACACGCCGGGCACCGGCCGTGCGAGCCGGTCGGCGATGGCCCCGACGGAGAGCTCGCCGTCGTGGAGCAGCGCGAGGATCGCCAGCCGGGTCCGGTCGGCGAGCAGGCGCAGCACCTCGACGGCGGTGTCGAGCTCGGCGTCAGGGACGGCCGCCCGGGTGGTCTCGGCGCTCACGTGCTCAGCCTGCCACGCGCGCGGCGCGATCCTGGGCCGGCCACAGCGCGGCGGTCGCCAGCAGAGCGGCTGCACTGAGTGCGGCCAGGACGAGCGCCGCGGTCCCGAGCCCTCGGCTGCCGATCCAGCCGGCCAGTGGGTAGGTGATGAGCCAGCACGCGTGGGACAGCGAGAACTGCGCGGCGAACACCGCGGGCTGGTCCTGCTCCTGGGTGGTGCGCGTGATGATGCGTCCCACCGGCGTCTCCGCGGCTGCCCACCCCGCCCCGACGAGCAGGAACAGGGCGCCCACCAGGACCAGTCCCCCGGTCCCCCGGATTTGCACCGCCGCCGCGACCGCTGCCGTGGCCACGACGAGCAGCCCGCCACCCCTCAGCATCAGCGCGCGCTCCGGCAGCGCCTCGAGCGCCCGCGGAAGGAGCAGCGCCACGATGATCGATCCCGCCCCGAGCGCGGCCATCAGCAGCGCCGCCGCGCCCTCGCCTCGGCTGTAGGTCTCCCTCGCGACGACGACGTACTGCACCAGCACGAACGCTCCCCCGGCCGCGACCGCCATGTTCAGCGCGAGCACGGCCCGCAGGGCCGGCGTCCGGAGCATCTGCGCGATGCCCCGGCGCGCACGCTCGGTGAAGGGCGCGACGTCGTCCGCCAGAACGACGGGCCGGCCCAGTCGCAGACGGGCGACGAGCAGCGCGGACACCGCGAACCCGACCGCCGTGCCGACGAACAGGTCAGAGCTCGGCACGACGAGCAGCAGCCCCGCAGCGAGGAGCGGTGACAGGACCATCTCCAGGTCCTCGCTCATCCGGGACAGCGACAGCGCCTCGGTGTACCGGCGCTCGTCCTGCAGCACCTGCGGCAGCGCGGCCTGGTAGGCCGGGGTGTGCACCGCCGACGCCGCCTGCAGGACCAGGACCAGGACGTAGACCTGCCACACGGACGACACCAGCGGCAGGCCGAGGACCACCACGACGCGCACCAGGTCCGCGGCGACCAGCACGGCCCGAGGGGGCGCCGCGTGCACCACGGCGGCCGCCACCGGCGCGACCGTGACGTACGCCAGCATCTTGATCGCGAACACCGTGCCCAGCACCAGCCCCGCCCGGGCGCCCGCGAGGTCGTAGGCGAGCAGGCCCAGGGCCACCGTCGTCAGACCGGTCCCCGCCAGGGAGATCACCTGCGCGGAGAACAGGCGGCGGTACGTCGGGACGGCAAGAGCTGTCAGCACTCGAGCATCTTTGCACGGTTGCAGTAGTGCGCAAGCGCGCATGTGCGGTGCGCGTGCATGCACGCCCACCGATCCGTAGGCCCGACGACGCCGGGAGACGCCTTGGCCGGCCGGTGCGCCACTCTCGACCTGGTCATCTCGCCGCCACCGCCGTGATGGTGCGCGTCGGCGACGATGCGCGTGGGGATTGATTCGACATGTGTCAAAGTAGCCACATGCCAAATCAGGTCCCGCCCAGCTCGACCCGGCGACTGTCGAACCTGGACCGGTGGCTGCCCGTGTGGATCGGGCTGGCCATGGTCGCGGGCCTCGCGGTGGGCCGGTTCGTCCCGGCTCTCGGAGGCGCGCTGGCTGATCTGGAGCTGGGGGGCATCTCGCTGCCGATCGCGCTCGGTCTGCTGGTGATGATGTACCCGGTGCTGGCGAGGGTCCGCTACGACCGGGTCGCTGCGGTGACCGGGGACAAGCGGCTGCTGGGGAGCTCGCTCGCGTTGAACTGGGTCGTCGGCCCCGCGCTGATGTTTGCCCTGGCCTGGGTGTTCCTGCCCGACCTGCCGGAGTACCGCACGGGCCTGATCGTCGTGGGCCTGGCGCGGTGCATCGCGATGGTGGTGATCTGGAACGACCTGGCCTGCGGTGACCGGGAGGCGGCTGCGGTGCTGGTCGCGATCAACTCGGTGTTCCAGGTGGTGGCGTTCTCGCTGCTGGGCTGGTTCTACCTGAGCGTGCTGCCGGGCTGGCTCGGCCTGGACTCCGCCGGCCTGGAAGTCTCGGTCGGGCAGATCGCTGTCAACGTCGCGGTCTTCCTGGGAGTCCCGCTGCTGGCCGGGTTCGCCTCGCGGTGGATCGGTGAGCGCACCCGCGGACGCCAGTGGTACGAGGAGCGGTTCGTCCCGCGGGTGGGTCCGTGGGCGCTGTACGGGCTGCTGTTCACGATCGTCCTGCTGTTCGCGCTGCAGGGTGAGGCCGTGACGTCACGGCCGCTGGACGTCGCGCGGATCGCCCTGCCGCTCCTGGCCTACTTCGCCGTCATGTGGGCCGTCGGCCTGGCCACCGGGCGGGGCTTGGGGCTGGGGTACGCGCGGTCGACGACGCTGGCGTTCACCGCGGCAGGCAACAACTTCGAACTGGCGATCGCGGTGGCGATCGGGACGTTCGGTGCGACCTCGGGGCAGGCGCTGGCCGGTGTGGTCGGCCCGCTGATCGAGGTCCCGGTCCTGGTCGCCCTGGTCTACGTCAGCCTCTGGGTCAGGGACCGCTGGTTCCGCCCGTCCTCGACCTCCCCCTCCACCGCCGAGCTGCAGGAGGCACGCTCATGACCACCACCGCCCCCGACGCCACCACGACCGCCACCGGCGGCTGCACGCCGCAGACCTCACCGGCGGACCACGCGATCGGCGCCGACGCCGCGGCGCACGTCGCCGGCACCCTGAAGGCCCTGGGTGACCCGCTGCGGCTGCGGATGCTGTCGCTGATCGCGACCTCCCCGACCGGCGAGGCGTGCGTGTGCGACCTGGCCACGGTCGCCGAGGTCAACGCTCCGACGGTGTCGCACCACCTGAAGCTGCTCAAGGACGTCGGGTTGCTGACCTCCGAGCGGCGCGGGACCTGGGTCTACTACCGGGTACAGCCGGCCCTGCGCGGCGCGGTCACCACCCTGCTGGACTCCTTCGCCCTCGCAGCCGCGGACGCCGCGAACGCGGTCCCGCTCGCCGGGCTCACCGACGCCGAGGACGCCCTGGTCCGGATCGCCGACCGCCTCGCCGTGGCGTTCCCCGACCGCGACCCCGGCGCGGTCCTCAGCGTCGTCAGGGAGTCCTACACCGGACTGGCGCGGTCCTCGGCGATCCGCTCGCACCTGGTGGTCAACACCGAACGGTTCGCCCGCCAGCGCCTGACCGACACCGCCCGGGCCCTGGACGCGGCGGACACACGCCCGCAGGTGCTGTTCGTGTGTGTCGCGAACGCCGGCCGTTCCCAGCTCGCCGCTGCCCTGCTGCGCCACTACGCCGGCGACGCGATCACCGTCCGGTCCGCGGGGTCCGCACCGGCCGCCGACGTGCACGCCGCGGTCCGGCCGCTGCTCGCCGAGCTCGGCGCCGACGGCGAGGCGTTCCCCAAGCCGCTGACCGACGACGCAGTCCGCGCCGCGGACGTCGTCATCACGATGGGCTGCGGCGACACCTGCCCGATCCTGCCCGGCAAGCGCTACGAGGACTGGGTCGTCGGCGACCCTGCCCTGGCCTCCGAGACCGGGGTGCGGGCGATCCGCGACGAGATCGACCGCCGCGTGCGCGCCCTGCTCACCGACCTGCTGCCCGACCTCGCCCTGCCGACCGCCTGACCTTCCGTGGAGACCGAGATGACCGAGACCACGCCGTCCGCCCTGTTCGTCTGCGTGCACAACGCCGGCCGCTCGCAGATGGCCGCGGGCTACCTGCGGGCGCTGTCCGGCGGCGCCGTCGAGGTCCGCTCGGCCGGGTCGATGCCCGCCGAGCAGATCAATCCGGTCGCAGTGGAGGCGATGCTCGAGGAGGGCATCGACATCCGCGCCGAGCGACCCAAGGTGCTGACCACCGACGCGGTCAAGGCGTCCGATGTCGTCATCACCATGGGCTGCGGCGACGCGTGCCCGATCTTCCCCGGCAAGCGGTACGAGGACTGGGCCCTGGCCGACCCCGCCGGGCAGGGCATCGAGTCGGTCCGCCCGATCCGCGACGAGATCCGCGGCCGCATCCTGACCCTGCTGACCGAGCTCGGGGTCGAGCCCGTCACCACCTGATCTCCCAACGCCACGAGGGCCGCACCCCGCCTGGGGTGCGGCCCTCGTGCGTGGGCTGCTCAGGCTGTGGATCGCATCGCTTGGTGGCGTGCTTCTGGTAGCGGTCAGTGGCCGATGAGGAGGGCTTCTCTGGCGGCGTCGACGAGCTCTGGGGTGAGGATGTGGAGGTCGTTGATGGTCTGGACGCGTTCGATCTGGGTGATCAGGGGAGCCTGACCCGGTTTCCCGGACAGTTGCGGTGTGGTGATCATGCCGCCGCGGTGGCGGCGGTGTGCAGGTCCTCGAAGTCGTTCGGGGACCGGTAGCCGAGTCCGGAGTGGCGTCGGACGGGGTTGTAGAAGCCCTCGATCCACTCGAAGATCGCCGAGGCGAGCTCCTCGCGGGATGACCAGGCGTGGCGGTCGAGCAGCTCGCGCTGCATGCTCGACCAGAAGCTCTCCATCATGGTGTTGTCGACCGAGGACGCGACTCGGCCCATCGAGCCGAGCAGGCCGGCCTCGCGCAGCCGGTGCCCGAAGATCCACGACGTGTACTGGCTGCCGCGGTCCGCGTGCACGATCGCCCCTGGTGCGGGGTGGCGCCGCCAGATCGCCATCTGCAGGGCGTCGACGACCAGCTCCGAGCGCATGTGGTCCGCGATGGACCACCCGACGATCTTGCGGGTGAACACGTCCAGGACCGCGGCGCAGTAGACCTTCCCGGTGCCCGTCGGGTGCTCGGTGATGTCGGTGCACCACAATCGGTCCGGGCTGTCGGCGGTGAACCGCCGCTGGACGAGGTCGTCGTGCGGTGCTGGCAGCGGTCGTTGCCCGCAGCGTTTGCGCCGGTGGCAGACCCCTATCAACCCGGCCGCGCGCATCAGCCTCGCGACGCGTTTGCGTCCGCAGGCGACCCCGAGCCCGAGACGCAGCTCGGCATGGACTCGCGGGGCGCCGTAGGTCGCCCGCGAGCCGTGATGGATCGCCGTGATCGTCGCGGTCAGCGCCTGGTCGGCGATCGCGCGGGTGCTCGGCGGTCGGTTCATGGCGTCGTAGAGCCCGGAGCGGGAGATCCCGAGGACCCGGCAGGTCGCCGCGACGGGCACCCCGTCAGCGGCCAGCTCTTGGACCAGCCGGGCGCTCATTTTGGGAGCACGTTCTCCCGGGCGAAGTACGCCGGGGCCCGCTTGAGGATCTCGACCTCCATCTCCAGCACCCGGTTGCGGCGCCTCAGCTCGACCAGCTCGCGGCGCTCGTCGGAGCTCACGCCCTCACGGCGACCGGCATCGACGTCGTCTTGGGCCATCCACCGGCGCAGACACGACTCGCTGATCCCGAGATCGGACGCGACCTTCGCGACCGGCTGCCGACCCGAGCGGGCCAGATCCACTGCTCGACGCCGGAACTCCGGCGGCTTGGC
This region of Cellulomonas sp. C5510 genomic DNA includes:
- the arsB gene encoding ACR3 family arsenite efflux transporter, whose protein sequence is MPNQVPPSSTRRLSNLDRWLPVWIGLAMVAGLAVGRFVPALGGALADLELGGISLPIALGLLVMMYPVLARVRYDRVAAVTGDKRLLGSSLALNWVVGPALMFALAWVFLPDLPEYRTGLIVVGLARCIAMVVIWNDLACGDREAAAVLVAINSVFQVVAFSLLGWFYLSVLPGWLGLDSAGLEVSVGQIAVNVAVFLGVPLLAGFASRWIGERTRGRQWYEERFVPRVGPWALYGLLFTIVLLFALQGEAVTSRPLDVARIALPLLAYFAVMWAVGLATGRGLGLGYARSTTLAFTAAGNNFELAIAVAIGTFGATSGQALAGVVGPLIEVPVLVALVYVSLWVRDRWFRPSSTSPSTAELQEARS
- a CDS encoding MFS transporter, translated to MLTALAVPTYRRLFSAQVISLAGTGLTTVALGLLAYDLAGARAGLVLGTVFAIKMLAYVTVAPVAAAVVHAAPPRAVLVAADLVRVVVVLGLPLVSSVWQVYVLVLVLQAASAVHTPAYQAALPQVLQDERRYTEALSLSRMSEDLEMVLSPLLAAGLLLVVPSSDLFVGTAVGFAVSALLVARLRLGRPVVLADDVAPFTERARRGIAQMLRTPALRAVLALNMAVAAGGAFVLVQYVVVARETYSRGEGAAALLMAALGAGSIIVALLLPRALEALPERALMLRGGGLLVVATAAVAAAVQIRGTGGLVLVGALFLLVGAGWAAAETPVGRIITRTTQEQDQPAVFAAQFSLSHACWLITYPLAGWIGSRGLGTAALVLAALSAAALLATAALWPAQDRAARVAG
- a CDS encoding arsenate reductase ArsC; amino-acid sequence: MTETTPSALFVCVHNAGRSQMAAGYLRALSGGAVEVRSAGSMPAEQINPVAVEAMLEEGIDIRAERPKVLTTDAVKASDVVITMGCGDACPIFPGKRYEDWALADPAGQGIESVRPIRDEIRGRILTLLTELGVEPVTT
- a CDS encoding metalloregulator ArsR/SmtB family transcription factor yields the protein MSAETTRAAVPDAELDTAVEVLRLLADRTRLAILALLHDGELSVGAIADRLARPVPGVSQHLAKLRAGRLVATRRDGATVYYRLTNEHIDALVLNVLHQAEHLRYDTPPHHL
- a CDS encoding metalloregulator ArsR/SmtB family transcription factor → MTTTAPDATTTATGGCTPQTSPADHAIGADAAAHVAGTLKALGDPLRLRMLSLIATSPTGEACVCDLATVAEVNAPTVSHHLKLLKDVGLLTSERRGTWVYYRVQPALRGAVTTLLDSFALAAADAANAVPLAGLTDAEDALVRIADRLAVAFPDRDPGAVLSVVRESYTGLARSSAIRSHLVVNTERFARQRLTDTARALDAADTRPQVLFVCVANAGRSQLAAALLRHYAGDAITVRSAGSAPAADVHAAVRPLLAELGADGEAFPKPLTDDAVRAADVVITMGCGDTCPILPGKRYEDWVVGDPALASETGVRAIRDEIDRRVRALLTDLLPDLALPTA